CGCCGCCGCCCGTCGCCACCACCCATGCGCTGTTCTTCCGGACATACTCGCTGCCGTTGGCAGGAGCGTCGGTGAGGATGCGAGTCCAATTGCCCCATACACCGACACTTTTAATACGAGTGTAAGGGCTCGCCAGTCGCGCGATCTGCTGCTCGGCCTGGCTTTGCGGCCTGCGCGATCTCCACGGCTGGGATTTCCGTCACAATCGCGGCAATCTGCGTATCGCTCATGTTTGCCGCGATATAGACGGCGTTTGTATAGGCATCGGCACCGGCAATCTTCAACAGCTTCCCGGATTCGGGACGAACGACGCGCCCGTAGGCGGAGTCGTTTTTGATGGTGAACGCGCCGGCGGTGCAAAACGCAGCCAGCGCGAGGAGGGTGATGATTATTTTTTTCATGAGATTATTGCTCGAAAATGTTGTATTCCGTGTTCGAATCCTTGACGGGGATGGCGTCGTATTCCGCCTGCGTGCCATACCATTTCTTGATGATCGCGCCGCTGTTCTGGTCGGGCACGATATCGTAGAGCAGGTAGTTGACGTTGGTTTCCACCACATCAACCGCGTTCCACACCGCGTTGCCCGAAACCGGGTTGGAGCTGCCTTGGTCGACACTCTCGTCAATGGTTAACATGTTTTGCTTCGTATCGAGCTGGGATTTGTTTACGGCATCGAGCGCGCTCGCGCCCGCTTTCACGCCGCGCAGTAGCATGCCGCCGCCAAAAGACCCCGTGCCGGAGGTGTTGTAGAGCGTCACCGCACCATAGGCCGATGTGCCGTAGAAAGTGAACGCGCCAGCCTGAAAGCCGATGCCGCCGGCCCCGCTCCCTGTTATAAAAAGCTCGTCATTGGGCGTCTCATTCGACCGCTCGTAAATCGCGCTGTTGATTCCGGTGGCGGGAAGAGAGGAAGGCCCGCCGCCGCCCGTCGCCACCACCCATGCGCTGTTCTTCCGGACATACTCGCTGCCGTTGGCAGGAGCGTCGGTGAGGATGCGAGTCCAATTGCCCCATACACCGACACTTTTAATACGAGTGTAAAGGGCTCCAGTCCCAGCGTGCGCGGCATATTGTGTTACATAGTCAGGCTGAATGCCGACGACCCACCCGTAAAACCAACCAACATCAGGAGCATGAGCAGCTGTGTCACCGCCATACGCAATCCCGGCTTCAAGGGCATCGTTCCAATCTGCAAGACCGATACCACCGTATTGCACAGCAGGCGCAAGCCTCGGCGGCAGCGCATACTGCGGATGAGGATTCGCCGCGGCAGTGTGCGAGGTGAGAGCCTGCCCGAGCTCGTCGAGGGTGACGGCGTAGCCGGCGAGATCGGCGGAGAGGTTGGAGACGGCCTGCATGGACGCTTTGCCGGCGAGCTGCGCGGAGAGGTCGGACACATCGGTGTTGAGGTCGGCGAGCTGTGATTGGATCGTGGATACAGCCGAGCCGAGCAGCGAGAGATCGGCGGCCTGGGCGAAGGTCGCGATCGCGGTGGTGCCCGGCACGCGATCGGCACCAAAGGAGAGCAGGCTGTTGGGCTGCGGAGTGACGGAGCGATCGACCCACTCGGTGCCGGCGGCGTTGCGCTGTTGGAGCTCGAAGGAGTTTGCAGGGGGAGCGGCCGTGCTCGTGCAGGCCGCGAGCAACATCGCTGCAAGGGTGGCGATGAGGGATTGAATTTTGTTTTTCATAACCGCGAAGGATGCGAAGAGGGTTAGATGAGTTTGTGCCACTGGCCGTCGTCGCCGCGCCGCCAGAACTCGATGCGATCGCGCGCGGGATTGTAGATGCGCTTGTAGGTGCGGGCGGGCGGCTGCGGGTCGAGCGCGGCGAGGAGGTCGGCGATCGGCGCGCCGGCCGCCGCGGCATCGGAGAGCGCATG
This genomic stretch from Termitidicoccus mucosus harbors:
- a CDS encoding pyocin knob domain-containing protein — encoded protein: MKNKIQSLIATLAAMLLAACTSTAAPPANSFELQQRNAAGTEWVDRSVTPQPNSLLSFGADRVPGTTAIATFAQAADLSLLGSAVSTIQSQLADLNTDVSDLSAQLAGKASMQAVSNLSADLAGYAVTLDELGQALTSHTAAANPHPQYALPPRLAPAVQYGGIGLADWNDALEAGIAYGGDTAAHAPDVGWFYGWVVGIQPDYVTQYAAHAGTGALYTRIKSVGVWGNWTRILTDAPANGSEYVRKNSAWVVATGGGGPSSLPATGINSAIYERSNETPNDELFITGSGAGGIGFQAGAFTFYGTSAYGAVTLYNTSGTGSFGGGMLLRGVKAGASALDAVNKSQLDTKQNMLTIDESVDQGSSNPVSGNAVWNAVDVVETNVNYLLYDIVPDQNSGAIIKKWYGTQAEYDAIPVKDSNTEYNIFEQ